The Tautonia plasticadhaerens nucleotide sequence TTCGGGAAGATCGAGAGCGCCACCGGGCCGAAACCGCCGAAGCGGGCAAGTATGTCTAGTTCATCGGTAGTGGCTAGCCGGTGCTCCCGCTCGATGGTTTTCAGCGTGCGGATGGCGGCCAGGATGTCGCGGGCCTTGCCCTTCTCGCCGCTGGCCGGTGCCGGCGTGGAGACGGGCGTGGGCTCTAGCTGTTTTGGTGGCTCAGCTGGCGTGCCGAACATCGGCAGCAGCGTCTGGCCGCGCGAGGCGGTGACGCGGGAGGCGTGCGACTGATGGCCGTTGCTGCGGGGAGGGAAGCGGTCGGCGAAAAGGTCGGGGCGGCGGGAAGAATCCAGGGGCATGCGGGGCGTTGACGCTTAATCGTTAATGTTCAACGCAGTATCCCGAAAAATGCAGGAATATCAATCAATAAGTTGACGAGTTGACCATAATTCTTGAAGGGCTCACTCTGGGTGGGATGGCCGCCGAGTGGAGCGCAGCGAACGCTCAAGCGAGGCGACTAGCCCACCCACCGCTTTCCGGGTAAAATCGCCCTCCACACGGAGGGTTTGCCATGCAAGCGACCACGCTATCCGAAGCCGCCGCTGATCTGCTCAAGCGCCGCCTGGCGGGGGAGCGGGTCGAAGTGACCGAGGAAAACCGCTCGCTCTACCGGGAGCTGGTGACCGCCGGGCTGGCGATTCCGCTTCATAGTTTTGCTCGCGGAAACGAGGGGCATTTCCGGCTCACAGAAGCCGCTTGCGCTTTGAGAGAAGCCTGATAAGTTGGAAAAGCTGCGGCGGCGTGGGAAGCAGACACGCAAGCTGACGGGCTGGGGCGCATGAGTCCGGGGTATGGACGCGCCTGCCGATAGGTCTGGGCGGGCAATGCCGACGCAGGGCTGGCACATGAAACTGGGGGTTCGAATCCCTCCATGCCTTGCCGGAGTAGCGACCGGCCCGCAGCTAACGGCCACGCCATCCGGCTTCCATCCTTCTCAGCAGCTCCCTCGCCGCGTAGCTGATCGGCAGGTTCGTCTCCGGTGCGGCGATGAGCGCCAGCTCGTGATCCCCGTATTCGTGTTCGGCCAGTTCGTGGGCGATGATGGCCTGCGCCCGGTCTTGCAGCTGGGTCTTCTGCCAGATCCGTTGCGTGGCTTCGTCGTAGTTCGCGGTCAGCAGCTCCGGGTTCATCAAACCGGAATCCAGCGTCACCTGCCCGGCGGGTGAGATCGTTCCGCCTTCCCGGTCGCCTGGGAAGAAGGTGTGGTGCTCGCTCCGCCTGTCCGGGTCGCGGGCACCCATCTGATGGTTGGACAAGCCCAGATCGAGCATCGCCTGCCCGGCGACGATATCCAGGTCCTCCGCATAGCGTTGGCTGAAATCCTCGGCGTGGTCTGCGGGATCGGTGGGCGGCTTTTCGGTCATCGGGTGAGATTAGCTCACCGGCTGCTCCTGCGCAACCACGGGCTTGGGCTTTACCGGGTTCTTCCGCAGGCTGACCAGCCCTTTCAGGATGGCCACGCGGCTGAGCTTGGGGGCGGAGAGCCGCTTCCTGACTTCCGAGCAGTAATCGTCGGCCTGGTGCCGGGTGAAAGCCAGGTTTTCGTCAGTCCAGTCGGCGTACTTTTCGCGCTTTACCTCCGCAAGCACGCGGCGGAATTCTTCGACCGTGCCCGTGTAGCCCATCTCCGCAAGCTGCTCGGCGACTCGCTTCTTCACGACTGAGCCTCCTGAATAAAGGTGCGCTAATATTGTAGCGCTAGTGATCCTCTAATCAATACTTGCGCTTGCATATTTCAAAGAAAAGGCCGCTTGCGCTCGCGCACAAAACAGCCTAATCTCCTTCTTGTCTAGAGAAGGAGTTTAGCATGTCAGAATGCAAGGAAGTTGCAAGCGAAGAATGGCGCCCAGTGCTAGGGCACGAAGGGCGGTACGAAGTCTCGAATCGCGGAAACGTCAGAAGCTTGCTTAATCGGTACGGTAATCCCCGCGTCAAGGTGCTGGCTAAAAACCGATGTGGCAGATACGAACGGGTGACGCTCTGTAAGAACGGAACCAAGGTCACGGCACAGGTGCACCGCCTGGTGGCGACTGCATTCCTGGAGTTAATCGAGGGAAAGAATTACGTTAACCATATCGACGGGCAACCGTTCAATAATGATCTCGCGAACCTTGAATGGGTAACCCCAGCCGAAAATATTATTCACGCGGCGGACATTGGCTTAAGGCGAACCGGAGATGACGTCCCGTGGACAAAGCTAAGCGAAGCTGACATTCCAAGAATCCGGGAGAAACTCGCCCAAGGAGTCTCAATCGGGTCGCTAGCAATAGAGCACGGAGTCGCCACATCAACGATATTCGACATAAAGCGGGGTAAAAGCTGGAGGCGGGTTGCATAGGCCAGAGCTGGCGCATGGCGTAGCCTCCATGAGGATGATGTCCACATGAATAGTACGCAGCGCAACGCGCAAAGCAATAGGTGCGCTTGGATTTTATCGAGCCCACCCCTTATTCTGCTCCATCCTCACCCCACGGAGCACCATTTGGCTTCCCATCCAGACCATCGCCCCACCCATGATGGCGAGCATATAGCCGTTGCTCTCCCCATGCCGTTTGGACTCGGAATAGCCGCGACGGGCGATATGGAGGATGTCGCTGGGGATGCCTTGCTCGTAACTCACAATGGGAACCGAATGTTGAACATGCAGCGACCCATATCGCACCGGGCACATCCGGTCAGCCAAAGCGTCAGCGTCAGCCAGCGCACACTACTTGTCGTTCAGAGCCGCAACGGCGGATTCGATGGCCAGGTTGATGGCGTTGTCGATCAGCGGGATGCTCTGGGCCTGGAGGTTAATCACCAGCGCTTTGCGGGCGGCGTTGTACTTGTCCTTGCCGGAACCGCCCTGTCGCTCGGCGGCGAGCACGGCTTCCTTGGCGGCGGAGATCAGCACTTCACCCCCGGCGCGCGCTAAGAGCTTCGCTGCGGGTAGGAGGTAGCCGATAAACTTGTTGAATAGGCGTTGGAGTAGGTTCATTTGGAGTCTCCCTGATTATGATTTTGGTGCCACGGGAAGTCGCCTTCCTGCCCTGGTGTAATGACCATAGGCGAAGGCTTCCCCACCAGCTTCGGCACGATCTGCTTCTTGATGGGCAGCACGGCTTTCACCCGACCCCACATAGCAACGACCCCGACGGCGGCGGAGCCGATGCCGAGGATGAGCTGCAAGCCGTTCTCCACGGTGCCGCGCAGGGCTTCGATATCAATCTCCGCTCCGGTCGCTGCTGCGTAGATTTGCACCGCGCCAATGATGATGCCGGTCAGCCCAGCCACCATCGTGGCGGAAGTCCACCACGGTTTGCCCGTCATAAATCCTCCCTGTTGTTCTCCCACCGCACCGCTTCCGTGAGCACGGTTACATGGCGGTTGTGCCAGCCGTCGCCGTAAGTCGGGTAGTCGGACAGGCGTTTCACGTATTTCATGCGGAGCTGCGTCATCTTCGCCGCAGCCTTCACGGGGTCGGGGTAAGCCTTCACCGCCGCGATGGTTCGCGGGCCGATAGCCCCGTCCGGGTATGCGCCCACGGCTTCCTGAAGCCAGCGCACGGGATTCAGCGGGGAGTGGTTGACCACGCAGTCGAAGAGCACTTCCGCCAGCGGCCACGGTAACGCCTCGCAGTAGAACTTATTCCAGTAATCCTTGCGGTAGAGTTCCTTGGCCTGATCGAGCGTCAGGTTCTTGATATCGATGTGCGGGTATCGGGCTTTGGAGATGCCGTATTTCGTCTCGCCGCCGTTGTCGCGGCTGTCGTTTACGTACCCGCCTTCGACGTCGGGGCGCATGAGGATGGCGAATGCCCGGTCGAATTTCGCGGTCATCTGTTCCCCTGCCGAAGCAACTGCTTCACGTCGTCCTTGATTTCCTTGATGTATTCCTTCATCTCCCCGAATTTCTCGTTGAGTGTGTTGATGGAACTGCGATCCCTCGCCTGCTCAAGCTGCAGCGCCGCAAGGGCCGCCCCGTGCGACTCGATGGTCTTATCCTGTTGCGATATGGCGCGCTTCAAGAGGAACGCGATGATGGAGAGGCCGAGCGTGACCCCGAGGATGATGATTTTGAGGTAGGTAGCTTCGTCATTCATCACGTCCCCGGTTATCTCAGATTCATATAGACAATTTATATTGTGGTTATTATGCACGCCAGGGCCGCTCAGCGCCAGCAATTTCGGCCTACGGAGCGCCGAAAACCGCCACGGAAACGCGGGCTGCGTCGGTTAAGCTGCCGGAGGTGTTGAAGCACCGCGCACGGACGGTTGATGTGGAGGGTTGGGAGCCGGTGCATATCAGCGCCGTGCCATTCCCTTCCGCCGTCACCAGCACCGCGCTCGCCGAATCCGCCGTGGCGCTGCTCATGGTCAGGGTATAATCCCCCGCGCCGTTGCGGGTGATGCCGTAGTTGAACCCGACCGCCCGGTGCATGACCGGGCTGGAGGAGGGGACGAAATTCGCCACCGCATGCGCCACCGTCATCGGCCTGCCGTATTTCAGGGCGTAGCCGTCCGGCGTGTACAGCACGTCATTGGCCGTGCCGGGAGCGTCGGGCAAGATGACAGGGAAGGTCGCGTCGATGCTCTCGGGAACCCGCAGCTCCACCGATTCCATGCCGTTGGTTTCGTTCTCGTAGAGCCGAAGGCGCGCGGCGGAATCATGGGTGGCGTGGAAGCCGAAGAACCAGTTTCCTTTTCCCCGGAACGAAAGGCTGTAATTATCACCCTGTCCTAATGCGTAAAATTCCGCGTTCTGGTTGCCTGCCGTGTTGCCCGGCCAATAACCGACGCCGTTGCCGCCGGTTCCCGATGGGTTGGAGCCGAAGGTGATGGCGGGTACGGAGTCATCGTCGTAGAGGACGGTGGGGCTGGCGCTGGCGGCGAAGGATGCGGACAGGATGGCGGCGGAAAGGAGGCTGGCGTTCATTAGAAATCTCCGTAGACGATGAGCGAGGCGCGGGTGGGATCGGCCAGCGTAGAGGCCGTATCCGCGTCGTGGAAGCGCACGCGGAAAACCGTGGTGGATGTCTGCGTGGGCACGGCGACCAGCCCGAATGTGTCGGAGCTGGCAAAGACCGCGCAGGCGGTGTCGCTGGTGCCCTCGGTGAGCGTGATGTTGTAATCTCCCGCGCCTGTGCGCGAGATCGAGGCGACGTTGTGGCTGCGCTGGATGACGGGCGGGTTGCTTGGCGTGAAATTGATCCACGCCTTCGCCACGCCGGGGTGGTATTTCATCCGTCCCGGGCTGGCGAGCTTTGTCGTGCTGCTGGCCGCTTCCAGCTCGTTCTGGCTGGCGGCCTGGCCTAAGACGAACGCCGTGGTGGCCACCTGCGTGGTGTTGGTGTCCGCCGAAGCGGTCGGTGCGGTCGCGTAGAACACATTGGCGCTGGTGTCGAACTCGCCCAGCGCGATGTCGTCCGATCCGTCATAGAGATACAGCGTCCAGCGGGAGGAGCTGGGGCTGTTGTCATCCAGCCAGAGCTGCCCGGCGGAGATGGTGGAAGGGCGGGTGGAGCCTTTGCTGGTGGTGGCGAGCGCCGCCAGTGCGCTGTTCAGGTCGGCGCGGAACGTCGCGCCGTCTGCGTTGGCGAGAATCATATCATGTTGGGACATTAAGTTACCTCGTCTGCGTGTACGGAAAGGGAAGTGACGGAAATGTTGTAGGTCGGGTCGTCCACCGCCATCTCCAGCATGAACTGGAAGGCGCGGGTGAAAAACTCCCCGGAGTCGAGCCGCTGCCATGCACCCCAGGTGGGGGTACCGGCGGGGTTGTCGTCGGTCTGGCGCACATAGATGCGGGCATCCCCCGCTGCGGCGTCGGTGCCGTCGAAGGAAGCCCAGTTGTCGATGGAGTCGGAGCGCGAGTCGATCTGGTCGTAGATTTGCGTGATGGCTGCAACCACCTCGCCGGTCAGGCGAACCGCTTTCACGCTGCCCAAATCCATCGCACCGGAGAACAAATAGGTGCCGGTGACGCTGGTGCCGCCGTAGGCGTCAAGGTCTGCCACCGCGTCGAAATCCGGGATGGAGTCGAACTCTCCCGCGCCGGTGAGCTTGAGTGCCCCGCTGTCCACGATGACGCCTGTTTTCGTGCCGGAGAAGGTCGGGTCTTCGGTCAGCGTGGTCAGATTGGCGAAGGTGAGCGCGGTGGCCTGGTCGGCGGTGACGCTGGCGTAAGCAGCGGACTCGATGCCGGAGGAATCCACCGCCTTGAGCAGGTAGACGCCCGGCTTGAGCGGCACCGCCCAGCAGGCGGCAGCACCGGGGGCGGGGTTGCCGATGGATATTGTCTGGTTCCACGTCGCGCCCGTGTCCGAGGAATGGCGGATGACGATTTTGCCGCCGATCCGCACGTCCACGTCGGGCGTTTGATCCCAGTAGAGGTACGCCATGCCCCCGATGGTGGCGATGGTGAGGTTCTGCGGCTCCTGCGGCGCGTCCAGCAGGCCGGAAATCTGCCGCGAAGAGGTCGAGTAATCCGACGACACGCCGAGCTGGTTGAGCGCCTTGACGCGGAAATCGTACTCGCCCGGCTGGATGTCCTCGATGGTGGCGGTCACGCCCTTGGTGGCGGAGAGCTGCCGCCAGATCACTTCGGGTTTGAGCTTGTATTCCGGCTGGTATTCCCGCAGGAACCCGTCGGGCGAAGCGCCCCAATCCATGATGGCGCGCACTTTTACCCCGTCGCCGGTGCGGGTGATGTACTTCTCTTCAGTGATGGTGACGGCTCCGGGAGGCTGGACGGTGAAGACGGAAGGCAGCGTGGTGTCCGGTGCCGCGTCCACGATATGCGCCTCGGCGAAGTTCCAGCTGTAGGAGGCGGAGGATTCCTCCTGAAGCTCCAGCAGGATCGGCCCCGGCACGCCCATACTCCATTTGAGGATGCGGAACGGCTTGGCAGTCCAGCCGAGCTGCGCGTTGGTCAGCGTCACCACGTCATAGACGGCGTGTTTCAAAGCGGAATGGTTGACCGGGATCGTCACCCGGATGCCCTGCCTGCCCTTCTCCTGGATGATCTTGGCGATGCGCTGGGCGGCTTCCGCGTTGGTGGTAAAGGGAAGCTCGATGTCCCGGAAGATGCGCTCGCCCCCGTCCTGTGCCTCATAGGTGGCGTTGGTCATGGCCGGGAAATCGGTCGGCTGCCATTGCTTGTTCGGATCGACGTAAGTGCCTTTCACCGCGTTGAACAGCTCCTTGCGGGAGGGGCGGGCGTCCATCTGCACGTCACCGGCGAGCATGTCCAGCCCGATCTCGCCCGAGGGTGAGTCATAGGCGGCGGCGTGGATGCGGAACTGGCCTTGGACATAGGTCACCGCCCCGGCACCTGCGGTCAGGAGGGAGGAGAGGTTTTCCAGCGGGGCGGTCGCGGTATCCACCACGCCGTTGCAGGTGTAGCGGGCTTGCGTGCCCCCGGCATAAAGGTTCACCGGCTCATCCGCGATGTTGGCGGCGGCGATGAAGTAGCTGTCGTTGATCTCGTCGGGCTGGCAGTTAAAGCCGTAATCGGCATAGAGGTAATCACGCACGCACAGCGCCCAGTTGTCGCTCCACGAAGTCACGCCGGTGCGCGGGTCGTAGAGCTTCTTCCCCTTTACCAGGAAGCTGACGTTCGGGATGCCGGTGGGGAATACAT carries:
- a CDS encoding NUMOD4 domain-containing protein — translated: MSECKEVASEEWRPVLGHEGRYEVSNRGNVRSLLNRYGNPRVKVLAKNRCGRYERVTLCKNGTKVTAQVHRLVATAFLELIEGKNYVNHIDGQPFNNDLANLEWVTPAENIIHAADIGLRRTGDDVPWTKLSEADIPRIREKLAQGVSIGSLAIEHGVATSTIFDIKRGKSWRRVA
- a CDS encoding phage holin, LLH family gives rise to the protein MNLLQRLFNKFIGYLLPAAKLLARAGGEVLISAAKEAVLAAERQGGSGKDKYNAARKALVINLQAQSIPLIDNAINLAIESAVAALNDK
- a CDS encoding glycoside hydrolase family 108 protein produces the protein MTAKFDRAFAILMRPDVEGGYVNDSRDNGGETKYGISKARYPHIDIKNLTLDQAKELYRKDYWNKFYCEALPWPLAEVLFDCVVNHSPLNPVRWLQEAVGAYPDGAIGPRTIAAVKAYPDPVKAAAKMTQLRMKYVKRLSDYPTYGDGWHNRHVTVLTEAVRWENNREDL
- a CDS encoding phage tail protein codes for the protein MKRLLAALLVTSALTAPAFADPVTLTAAVAGAAVSASVAATPAFLLAGGAFAGLGLSTAFLGSIAGAVVATGINFLGSKALAKKPKGQNFQADAAGRVSMIRSSVESHKIIYGQARVSGPIVFITTTSSGPDSTGATVTGDNKFLHMVLPLAGHEVEEIGTLYLNDAPVTVGGDWVTSSPYAKQVEKTDTRIIAVASATRTYTTRNSTLTLSITTSAAHGLSVGQSIELKDLSDRSFAGRFVVSTVSSPTSIVCSVSNAAYAADASATGGNISVATASTQTQSYVRVSKHNGAANQTADTYLMAEAPEWTADHRLQGIAYAYLRFEFNADVFPTGIPNVSFLVKGKKLYDPRTGVTSWSDNWALCVRDYLYADYGFNCQPDEINDSYFIAAANIADEPVNLYAGGTQARYTCNGVVDTATAPLENLSSLLTAGAGAVTYVQGQFRIHAAAYDSPSGEIGLDMLAGDVQMDARPSRKELFNAVKGTYVDPNKQWQPTDFPAMTNATYEAQDGGERIFRDIELPFTTNAEAAQRIAKIIQEKGRQGIRVTIPVNHSALKHAVYDVVTLTNAQLGWTAKPFRILKWSMGVPGPILLELQEESSASYSWNFAEAHIVDAAPDTTLPSVFTVQPPGAVTITEEKYITRTGDGVKVRAIMDWGASPDGFLREYQPEYKLKPEVIWRQLSATKGVTATIEDIQPGEYDFRVKALNQLGVSSDYSTSSRQISGLLDAPQEPQNLTIATIGGMAYLYWDQTPDVDVRIGGKIVIRHSSDTGATWNQTISIGNPAPGAAACWAVPLKPGVYLLKAVDSSGIESAAYASVTADQATALTFANLTTLTEDPTFSGTKTGVIVDSGALKLTGAGEFDSIPDFDAVADLDAYGGTSVTGTYLFSGAMDLGSVKAVRLTGEVVAAITQIYDQIDSRSDSIDNWASFDGTDAAAGDARIYVRQTDDNPAGTPTWGAWQRLDSGEFFTRAFQFMLEMAVDDPTYNISVTSLSVHADEVT